The Pricia mediterranea genome includes a window with the following:
- the gldI gene encoding gliding motility-associated peptidyl-prolyl isomerase GldI: MTFQKYNVAIYSIWSAILLIVIGCGGPEPRKPIEVRSGTFFKASVERSKALLAKEEKKIQEIIEKDTAHEYVHSASGSWYRLDVANPATEYTPRPDDLVIMTYNIIGLDNDTIYSKDDIGVLTYKVDKQELFPGLRNSVKLLKEGETGTFLFPSSLAYGYHGDEKRIGVNTPIKTTLSILKIEKNNDSIP, from the coding sequence ATGACTTTTCAAAAGTATAACGTAGCAATTTACTCGATATGGTCCGCCATACTGCTGATCGTTATAGGCTGTGGCGGTCCCGAGCCGCGGAAGCCGATCGAGGTGAGGTCCGGAACTTTTTTTAAGGCCTCCGTCGAGCGCAGCAAAGCGCTGTTGGCGAAAGAGGAAAAAAAAATTCAGGAAATCATCGAAAAGGATACGGCCCACGAATATGTACATAGTGCCTCGGGCTCGTGGTATCGGCTCGACGTGGCGAACCCCGCAACGGAGTACACCCCACGGCCGGACGATTTGGTGATTATGACCTACAACATAATCGGTCTGGACAACGATACGATATACTCAAAGGACGATATCGGCGTTCTTACCTATAAAGTGGACAAGCAGGAACTGTTTCCCGGCCTTCGGAATAGCGTAAAACTATTAAAGGAAGGAGAAACCGGAACTTTTCTGTTTCCGTCCTCTTTGGCTTATGGCTATCACGGGGACGAAAAAAGAATCGGGGTGAACACGCCGATCAAAACCACCTTGTCCATCTTAAAAATCGAGAAGAACAATGATAGTATTCCGTAG
- a CDS encoding peptidylprolyl isomerase: MKKAYFILVLAIALSACKSQYSELGDGLFADIQTTNGDIIVKLEYEKTPVTVANFVSLAEGTSPFVSDSLKGKPYYDGIVFHRVIKDFMIQTGDPTGTGKGNPGYRFKDEFNDSLKHDEKGILSMANSGVATNGSQFFITHKPTPFLDGRHTVFGHVVEGIEVVDSIANVKTSEDPMTKDRPVNEVKMNKVEIVRNGKAANDFDAVQVMSDYFKEEEEQIAAFEKMKSDFIATTAEQKEAAEELPSGLKVYTLEEGDGEKPKLGQKVKVYYAGYLEDGILFDTNYEEVAKKYNMYDDRRKQGGGYEPIPMVYSPDAQLIAGFKEGLQQMKVGDKVRLFIPSHLGYGPQGTGPIPPNADLIFDLEISGLAE; this comes from the coding sequence ATGAAAAAAGCATATTTTATACTGGTTCTTGCCATTGCCCTGAGCGCCTGTAAAAGTCAATATTCCGAATTGGGCGACGGCTTGTTTGCCGATATCCAGACTACGAACGGCGACATCATCGTAAAATTGGAGTATGAAAAAACGCCAGTGACCGTGGCCAATTTTGTGAGCCTGGCCGAAGGAACGAGTCCTTTTGTATCGGATAGTCTAAAGGGAAAGCCTTACTACGACGGCATCGTCTTTCACCGGGTCATCAAGGATTTTATGATCCAGACCGGGGATCCCACCGGAACTGGCAAGGGCAACCCCGGCTACAGGTTCAAGGATGAATTCAACGATTCGTTGAAACACGATGAGAAGGGCATTCTTTCGATGGCCAATTCAGGCGTTGCCACCAACGGAAGTCAATTCTTTATTACCCATAAACCGACCCCGTTCTTGGATGGAAGACATACCGTGTTCGGTCATGTGGTCGAAGGGATTGAAGTAGTCGATTCCATAGCCAATGTAAAGACCTCTGAAGATCCGATGACCAAGGATAGACCGGTAAACGAGGTCAAGATGAACAAAGTGGAAATCGTACGGAACGGAAAAGCGGCCAATGATTTTGACGCCGTGCAGGTGATGTCCGACTACTTTAAGGAGGAGGAGGAACAAATTGCAGCCTTCGAAAAAATGAAAAGCGATTTTATAGCTACCACCGCCGAGCAAAAGGAAGCGGCCGAGGAACTTCCTTCGGGCCTTAAGGTCTACACCTTGGAAGAAGGTGACGGAGAAAAGCCGAAACTGGGCCAAAAAGTAAAGGTGTACTACGCGGGTTACCTCGAAGATGGCATCCTCTTCGATACCAACTACGAAGAGGTGGCGAAAAAATACAATATGTACGACGACCGTCGAAAGCAGGGTGGAGGTTATGAGCCCATCCCTATGGTATACAGTCCCGATGCCCAGCTTATCGCAGGCTTTAAGGAAGGCTTGCAGCAGATGAAGGTCGGAGATAAGGTACGTTTGTTCATTCCGTCGCACTTGGGGTATGGCCCCCAAGGCACAGGCCCGATTCCCCCGAACGCCGACCTGATATTCGACCTGGAGATTTCGGGTCTCGCAGAATAA
- a CDS encoding CBS domain-containing protein, whose translation MAIKSFQGQRKKVQDTDDTPMTVNDYMTRKLITFRPDQSVEEVIQALIRYKISGGPVVNDKNELVGIISEGDCIKHISESRYHNLPMENGSIEQHMVKNVETIEGTMNIFDAANKFLSDKRRRFPILENGKLVGQISQKDILKATIKMKSQRWWK comes from the coding sequence ATGGCTATCAAAAGTTTTCAGGGACAGCGAAAGAAAGTACAGGACACCGACGACACCCCGATGACCGTAAACGATTATATGACCCGAAAGTTGATCACGTTCCGTCCCGATCAATCCGTCGAGGAGGTCATACAGGCACTTATCCGCTACAAAATTTCAGGGGGACCGGTGGTGAACGACAAAAACGAACTGGTGGGAATCATCTCGGAGGGGGACTGCATCAAGCACATCAGCGAAAGCAGATACCATAACCTTCCTATGGAAAACGGTTCGATCGAGCAGCATATGGTCAAAAACGTAGAGACCATCGAAGGCACAATGAACATCTTCGATGCCGCCAATAAGTTTCTGTCCGACAAGCGTCGCCGGTTTCCCATTTTAGAGAATGGCAAGCTGGTCGGACAGATTTCACAAAAGGACATCTTAAAGGCTACCATCAAGATGAAGTCCCAACGCTGGTGGAAGTAA